One genomic region from Salvia hispanica cultivar TCC Black 2014 chromosome 2, UniMelb_Shisp_WGS_1.0, whole genome shotgun sequence encodes:
- the LOC125203632 gene encoding phospholipase A I-like isoform X1, with the protein MSWGLGWKRPTEVFHLTLSYGQDVETIEEVSPRSSQSSSVFSGSSPSSQEDAAVANCSANPDQLGFKIELDWNASDGDDQVALKLQSQVMVALPTPQDTVEVELTERVQDGDHEVDLENGEGERMGTVGVEMRVVKRREPLKGVIMWKVAGSGQQTDGGMGVLVKLMRLNFANGVADAVAVGSECADHWRNVSVVSLCGLGLSAFPVELTRLPLLEKLYLDNNKLSVLPPEVGELKHLKVLAVDYNMLVSVPVELRQCAGLLELSLEQNKLVRPILDFRAMSELRVLRLFGNPLEFLPDILPLNELRHLSLANIRIVADENLVTLDVQIEMENSSYFVASRHKLSAFFSLVFRFSSCHHPLLASALAKIMQDEGNRVVVGKDENAVRQLISMISSENQHVVEQACSALSNLTSDSSVAMQLMKSDIMQPIERVLKSTGSKEVISVLQVMVKLAFTSDIVAQKMLTKDILKSLKLLCAHKNPEVQRLALFAIGNFAFCLENRRALVTSESLHELLLRLTTAPEPGVCKAAARALAILGENEILRRAIRGRQIPKRGLRILTMDGGGMKGLATVKMLKEIEKGTGKQIHELFDLICGTSTGGMLAVALGIKSMSLEKCEEIYKELGKLVFAEPVFKENEAATWREKLDQLYKSSSQSFRVVVHGSKHSADQFEKLLKEMCAEEDGDLLIESAVKKVPKVFVVSTLVSVAPAQPFIFRNYQYPVGTPELSSAVSENLINGGQGVATTGAQVGYKRNAYIGSCKHLVWQAIRASSAAPYYLDDFSDGIYRWQDGAIVANNPTIFAIREAQLLWPDLKIDCLVSIGCGSVPTKVRKGGWRYLDTGQVLIESACSVDRVEEALTTLLPMLPDVQYFRFNPVDERCDMELDETDPAIWLKLEGATEEYIKNNSMAFKNLAERLLESTLDDKFPDSVKSKVSNDNTACLGWRRGVLLIEASNSPDSGRVFHHARSLETFCASNGIRLSLVNGAFGSMKATSGSAFPTPFTSPLFTGSFPSTPLVYSPDTGTQRGGRIDLVPPLSLDGLHSAKSTASSPESPPKRRQLAMPILSLHEKIQNSPQVGVVHLALQNDTQGSILCWQNDVFVVAEPGELAEKFLQNVKYSLLSMMKGRKRKYTSVITNISTVADLVSCRPYFQIGGVVHRYIGRQTQVMEDDQEIGAYMFRRTVPSMHLTPEDVRCMVGSWRDRIIIFTGIHGPTRAMTKAFLDSGAKAVICPSSEPEELQLTSFYGAGEFSSYENGKFEIGYEEGEDEDPEPSSPVSDWEDSDPDKNGEPPTSLWDDDEKELSQFVNKLYESMFQGGARVDVALKRVLASHKSLRYSCHLSSKR; encoded by the exons ATGTCGTGGGGGCTGGGCTGGAAGCGACCTACGGAGGTCTTCCACCTGACATTGAGTTACGGCCAGGATGTCGAGACGATCGAGGAAGTATCGCCGAGGTCATCGCAGTCGTCATCCGTTTTCTCAGGCTCGTCCCCCTCGTCTCAGGAGGATGCCGCGGTTGCCAATTGCAGCGCCAATCCGGATCAATTAGGGTTTAAGATTGAGCTGGATTGGAACGCCAGCGACGGCGATGATCAAGTGGCGCTGAAGCTGCAATCGCAGGTGATGGTCGCCTTGCCGACGCCGCAGGACACCGTGGAGGTTGAATTGACGGAGAGGGTGCAGGACGGAGATCACGAGGTTGATTTGGAGAACGGTGAAGGCGAGCGAATGGGGACGGTGGGGGTGGAGATGCGGGTGGTCAAGAGGAGGGAGCCGCTGAAGGGGGTTATAATGTGGAAAGTGGCGGGATCGGGGCAACAGACTGATGGCGGAATGGGGGTGTTGGTGAAGCTAATGAGGTTGAATTTTGCCAACGGGGTTGCAGATGCGGTGGCTGTGGGGTCTGAATGTGCTGATCATTGGCGGAATGTTTCTGTCGTCAGCCTCTGTGGTCTTGGATTATCC GCATTTCCCGTCGAGCTAACCCGTCTTCCTCTTCTTGAGAAACTGTATCTTGATAACAATAAGCTTTCAGTTTTGCCACCTGAGGTTGGTGAGCTGAAACACTTGAAAGTTCTTGCTGTAGATTATAACATGCTCGTTTCCGTGCCTG TTGAGTTAAGGCAGTGTGCTGGTCTTCTTGAGTTGTCCTTGGAACAAAACAAGCTGGTTCGCCCTATTCTTGATTTCAG GGCTATGTCAGAGTTGCGTGTATTGAGACTTTTCGGGAACCCCCTTGAATTTCTTCCTGATATTTTGCCATTAAATGAACTCCGACACTTGTCCCTTGCAAATATTCGGATCGTGGCTGATGAGAACTTGGTAACGCTTGATGTACAGATTGAG ATGGAGAATAGTTCTTATTTTGTTGCGTCTCGGCATAAATTGAGTGCCTTCTTTTCTCTTGTATTTCGTTTTTCCTCTTGCCATCACCCTTTACTGGCATCCGCTCTTGCTAAGATAATGCAAGATGAGGGAAACCGTGTGGTGGTGGGAAAAGACGAGAATGCTGTGCGGCAGCTCATAAGTATGATAAGCAGTGAAAACCAGCATGTG gTCGAACAAGCTTGCTCTGCGCTTTCAAATCTTACTTCAGATAGTTCAGTAGCAATGCAACTTATGAAATCTGATATCATGCAACCTATTGAGAGAGTGCTGAAATCCACTGGATCAAAGGAAGTTATCTCTGTCTTACAAGTTATGGTCAAGTTAGCTTTTACATCGGATATTGTAGCTCAGAAAATGCTGACAAAAGATATTTTGAAGTCGCTGAAGTTATTGTGTGCTCACAAGAATCCTGAG GTCCAAAGGTTAGCGTTGTTTGCTATTGGAAATTTCGCCTTTTGTTTGGAAAATCGCCGTGCACTTGTCACGTCAGAAAGTCTGCATGAACTTCTTCTACGACTAACAACTGCACCTGAGCCAGGTGTATGTAAAGCTGCAGCCCGTGCTTTGGCAATATTAG GGGAGAATGAGATTCTGCGCCGTGCTATAAGAGGAAGACAGATTCCCAAGCGAGGATTACGCATACTTACAATGGATGGTGGTGGAATGAAGGGATTGGCAACGGTTAAAATGCTAAAAGAAATTGAGAAGGGTACTGGAAAACAAATTCATGAGCTTTTTGACCTTATCTGTGGAACATCCACAGGCGGTATGCTTGCTGTTGCTCTTGGAATAAAATCAATGTCATTGGAAAAGTGTGAAGAAATATACAAAGAACTTG GGAAACTCGTGTTTGCTGAACCTGTTTTTAAGGAAAATGAAGCAGCAACATGGAGAGAAAAACTGGATCAACTGTACAAGAGCTCATCACAGAGTTTCCGTGTTGTAGTTCATGGATCTAAA CACAGTGCAGATCAGTTCGAAAAGCTGCTGAAGGAGATGTGTGCTGAAGAGGATGGAGATCTCCTAATAGAATCAGCTGTTAAAAAGGTCCCCAAGGTTTTTGTAGTGTCTACTCTGGTCAGTGTTGCACCAGCTCAGCCATTTATATTTCGAAATTACCAG TACCCTGTTGGAACACCAGAGCTTTCTTCTGCAGTTTCTGAGAACTTGATAAATGGGGGACAAGGAGTTGCAACTACTGGAGCTCAGGTTGGATACAAAAGAAATGCATATATTGGAAGTTGCAAACATCTAGTATGGCAGGCCATAAGAGCGTCGTCTGCGGCACCATATTATTTAGATGATTTCTCTGATg GTATATATCGCTGGCAAGATGGGGCAATTGTAGCTAATAACCCTACAATTTTTGCAATACGAGAAGCACAACTTTTGTGGCCTGATTTGAAAATAGATTGTTTAGTTTCAATTGGCTGTGGGTCTGTTCCAACAAAG GTTCGCAAAGGCGGCTGGCGTTATTTGGACACTGGACAAGTGTTGATTGAGAGTGCTTGTTCTGTTGACCGTGTAGAGGAAGCTTTAACTACACTGCTTCCTATGCTGCCAGATGTACAATATTTTCGATTCAATCCAG TTGATGAACGTTGTGATATGGAACTTGATGAGACTGATCCAGCAATCTGGTTGAAGTTAGAGGGTGCTACAGAGGAGTACATCAAGAATAATTCTATGGCATTCAAGAATCTTGCTGAAAGATTGCTCGAGAGTACGCTTGATGATAAATTCCCAGATAGTGTCAAGTCAAAGG TGTCAAATGACAACACTGCCTGTTTGGGCTGGAGACGTGGCGTACTTCTTATAGAGGCGTCCAATAGTCCAGATTCTGGTAGAGTTTTTCACCATGCACGCTCACTTGAGACATTTTGTGCTAGTAATGGAATAAGATTATCACTTGTCAATGGGGCATTTGGGAGCATGAAGGCTACTTCAGGATCTGCATTTCCAACTCCATTTACATCACCCTTGTTTACTGGAAGCTTCCCATCAACTCCTCTAGTTTACAGTCCCGACACTGGCACCCAGCGGGGGGGTAGAATTGATTTAGTCCCACCTTTGAGCTTAGATGGACTTCATTCTGCAAAATCAACTGCTTCATCCCCCGAGTCTCCCCCTAAGAGGAGGCAGCTTGCTATGCCTATTCTATCCTTGCAtgagaaaatacaaaattcaccACAGGTAGGCGTAGTTCATTTGGCACTGCAAAATGACACACAAGGCTCCATTTTATG ttgGCAGAATGATGTATTTGTGGTAGCAGAACCCGGAGAATTAGCAGAGAAGTTTCTGCAGAATGTGAAATACAGTTTGCTATCAATGATGAAGGGACGGAAGAGGAAGTATACATCAGTAATTACCAACATCTCAACAGTTGCTGATCTTGTTTCTTGCAGGCCATACTTCCAGATTGGGGGTGTGGTCCACAGATATATAGGGCGCCAAACACAG GTCATGGAAGATGATCAAGAAATTGGTGCTTACATGTTCCGCCGAACTGTTCCATCTATGCACTTGACTCCAGAAGATGTCCGATGTATG GTTGGATCTTGGAGGGAcagaattataattttcacAGGAATACATGGTCCGACACGAGCTATGACAAAAGCATTCCTTGATTCTGGTGCCAAAGCTGTGATATGCCCTTCTTCCGAGCCTGAAGAGTTGCAGCTGACATCATTTTACGGGGCAGGTGAGTTTAGTAGTTACGAGAATGGGAAGTTTGAGATAGGATACGAGGAGGGAGAAGACGAGGACCCTGAACCTTCGAGTCCAGTAAGTGACTGGGAAGACAGCGACCCTGATAAAAATGGGGAGCCGCCAACGAGTTTATGGGATGACGATGAGAAGGAATTGAGTCAATTTGTAAACAAGCTGTATGAATCAATGTTTCAAGGTGGTGCAAGAGTGGATGTCGCTCTAAAGCGTGTACTTGCGTCACATAAGAGCCTCAGATATTCGTGCCACCTTTCTAGCAAACGGTAG
- the LOC125203632 gene encoding phospholipase A I-like isoform X2, translated as MSWGLGWKRPTEVFHLTLSYGQDVETIEEVSPRSSQSSSVFSGSSPSSQEDAAVANCSANPDQLGFKIELDWNASDGDDQVALKLQSQVMVALPTPQDTVEVELTERVQDGDHEVDLENGEGERMGTVGVEMRVVKRREPLKGVIMWKVAGSGQQTDGGMGVLVKLMRLNFANGVADAVAVGSECADHWRNVSVVSLCGLGLSAFPVELTRLPLLEKLYLDNNKLSVLPPEVGELKHLKVLAVDYNMLVSVPVELRQCAGLLELSLEQNKLVRPILDFRAMSELRVLRLFGNPLEFLPDILPLNELRHLSLANIRIVADENLVTLDVQIEMENSSYFVASRHKLSAFFSLVFRFSSCHHPLLASALAKIMQDEGNRVVVGKDENAVRQLISMISSENQHVVEQACSALSNLTSDSSVAMQLMKSDIMQPIERVLKSTGSKEVISVLQVMVKLAFTSDIVAQKMLTKDILKSLKLLCAHKNPEVQRLALFAIGNFAFCLENRRALVTSESLHELLLRLTTAPEPGVCKAAARALAILGENEILRRAIRGRQIPKRGLRILTMDGGGMKGLATVKMLKEIEKGTGKQIHELFDLICGTSTGGMLAVALGIKSMSLEKCEEIYKELGKLVFAEPVFKENEAATWREKLDQLYKSSSQSFRVVVHGSKHSADQFEKLLKEMCAEEDGDLLIESAVKKVPKVFVVSTLVSVAPAQPFIFRNYQYPVGTPELSSAVSENLINGGQGVATTGAQVGYKRNAYIGSCKHLVWQAIRASSAAPYYLDDFSDGIYRWQDGAIVANNPTIFAIREAQLLWPDLKIDCLVSIGCGSVPTKVRKGGWRYLDTGQVLIESACSVDRVEEALTTLLPMLPDVQYFRFNPVDERCDMELDETDPAIWLKLEGATEEYIKNNSMAFKNLAERLLESTLDDKFPDSVKSKVSNDNTACLGWRRGVLLIEASNSPDSGRVFHHARSLETFCASNGIRLSLVNGAFGSMKATSGSAFPTPFTSPLFTGSFPSTPLVYSPDTGTQRGGRIDLVPPLSLDGLHSAKSTASSPESPPKRRQLAMPILSLHEKIQNSPQLAE; from the exons ATGTCGTGGGGGCTGGGCTGGAAGCGACCTACGGAGGTCTTCCACCTGACATTGAGTTACGGCCAGGATGTCGAGACGATCGAGGAAGTATCGCCGAGGTCATCGCAGTCGTCATCCGTTTTCTCAGGCTCGTCCCCCTCGTCTCAGGAGGATGCCGCGGTTGCCAATTGCAGCGCCAATCCGGATCAATTAGGGTTTAAGATTGAGCTGGATTGGAACGCCAGCGACGGCGATGATCAAGTGGCGCTGAAGCTGCAATCGCAGGTGATGGTCGCCTTGCCGACGCCGCAGGACACCGTGGAGGTTGAATTGACGGAGAGGGTGCAGGACGGAGATCACGAGGTTGATTTGGAGAACGGTGAAGGCGAGCGAATGGGGACGGTGGGGGTGGAGATGCGGGTGGTCAAGAGGAGGGAGCCGCTGAAGGGGGTTATAATGTGGAAAGTGGCGGGATCGGGGCAACAGACTGATGGCGGAATGGGGGTGTTGGTGAAGCTAATGAGGTTGAATTTTGCCAACGGGGTTGCAGATGCGGTGGCTGTGGGGTCTGAATGTGCTGATCATTGGCGGAATGTTTCTGTCGTCAGCCTCTGTGGTCTTGGATTATCC GCATTTCCCGTCGAGCTAACCCGTCTTCCTCTTCTTGAGAAACTGTATCTTGATAACAATAAGCTTTCAGTTTTGCCACCTGAGGTTGGTGAGCTGAAACACTTGAAAGTTCTTGCTGTAGATTATAACATGCTCGTTTCCGTGCCTG TTGAGTTAAGGCAGTGTGCTGGTCTTCTTGAGTTGTCCTTGGAACAAAACAAGCTGGTTCGCCCTATTCTTGATTTCAG GGCTATGTCAGAGTTGCGTGTATTGAGACTTTTCGGGAACCCCCTTGAATTTCTTCCTGATATTTTGCCATTAAATGAACTCCGACACTTGTCCCTTGCAAATATTCGGATCGTGGCTGATGAGAACTTGGTAACGCTTGATGTACAGATTGAG ATGGAGAATAGTTCTTATTTTGTTGCGTCTCGGCATAAATTGAGTGCCTTCTTTTCTCTTGTATTTCGTTTTTCCTCTTGCCATCACCCTTTACTGGCATCCGCTCTTGCTAAGATAATGCAAGATGAGGGAAACCGTGTGGTGGTGGGAAAAGACGAGAATGCTGTGCGGCAGCTCATAAGTATGATAAGCAGTGAAAACCAGCATGTG gTCGAACAAGCTTGCTCTGCGCTTTCAAATCTTACTTCAGATAGTTCAGTAGCAATGCAACTTATGAAATCTGATATCATGCAACCTATTGAGAGAGTGCTGAAATCCACTGGATCAAAGGAAGTTATCTCTGTCTTACAAGTTATGGTCAAGTTAGCTTTTACATCGGATATTGTAGCTCAGAAAATGCTGACAAAAGATATTTTGAAGTCGCTGAAGTTATTGTGTGCTCACAAGAATCCTGAG GTCCAAAGGTTAGCGTTGTTTGCTATTGGAAATTTCGCCTTTTGTTTGGAAAATCGCCGTGCACTTGTCACGTCAGAAAGTCTGCATGAACTTCTTCTACGACTAACAACTGCACCTGAGCCAGGTGTATGTAAAGCTGCAGCCCGTGCTTTGGCAATATTAG GGGAGAATGAGATTCTGCGCCGTGCTATAAGAGGAAGACAGATTCCCAAGCGAGGATTACGCATACTTACAATGGATGGTGGTGGAATGAAGGGATTGGCAACGGTTAAAATGCTAAAAGAAATTGAGAAGGGTACTGGAAAACAAATTCATGAGCTTTTTGACCTTATCTGTGGAACATCCACAGGCGGTATGCTTGCTGTTGCTCTTGGAATAAAATCAATGTCATTGGAAAAGTGTGAAGAAATATACAAAGAACTTG GGAAACTCGTGTTTGCTGAACCTGTTTTTAAGGAAAATGAAGCAGCAACATGGAGAGAAAAACTGGATCAACTGTACAAGAGCTCATCACAGAGTTTCCGTGTTGTAGTTCATGGATCTAAA CACAGTGCAGATCAGTTCGAAAAGCTGCTGAAGGAGATGTGTGCTGAAGAGGATGGAGATCTCCTAATAGAATCAGCTGTTAAAAAGGTCCCCAAGGTTTTTGTAGTGTCTACTCTGGTCAGTGTTGCACCAGCTCAGCCATTTATATTTCGAAATTACCAG TACCCTGTTGGAACACCAGAGCTTTCTTCTGCAGTTTCTGAGAACTTGATAAATGGGGGACAAGGAGTTGCAACTACTGGAGCTCAGGTTGGATACAAAAGAAATGCATATATTGGAAGTTGCAAACATCTAGTATGGCAGGCCATAAGAGCGTCGTCTGCGGCACCATATTATTTAGATGATTTCTCTGATg GTATATATCGCTGGCAAGATGGGGCAATTGTAGCTAATAACCCTACAATTTTTGCAATACGAGAAGCACAACTTTTGTGGCCTGATTTGAAAATAGATTGTTTAGTTTCAATTGGCTGTGGGTCTGTTCCAACAAAG GTTCGCAAAGGCGGCTGGCGTTATTTGGACACTGGACAAGTGTTGATTGAGAGTGCTTGTTCTGTTGACCGTGTAGAGGAAGCTTTAACTACACTGCTTCCTATGCTGCCAGATGTACAATATTTTCGATTCAATCCAG TTGATGAACGTTGTGATATGGAACTTGATGAGACTGATCCAGCAATCTGGTTGAAGTTAGAGGGTGCTACAGAGGAGTACATCAAGAATAATTCTATGGCATTCAAGAATCTTGCTGAAAGATTGCTCGAGAGTACGCTTGATGATAAATTCCCAGATAGTGTCAAGTCAAAGG TGTCAAATGACAACACTGCCTGTTTGGGCTGGAGACGTGGCGTACTTCTTATAGAGGCGTCCAATAGTCCAGATTCTGGTAGAGTTTTTCACCATGCACGCTCACTTGAGACATTTTGTGCTAGTAATGGAATAAGATTATCACTTGTCAATGGGGCATTTGGGAGCATGAAGGCTACTTCAGGATCTGCATTTCCAACTCCATTTACATCACCCTTGTTTACTGGAAGCTTCCCATCAACTCCTCTAGTTTACAGTCCCGACACTGGCACCCAGCGGGGGGGTAGAATTGATTTAGTCCCACCTTTGAGCTTAGATGGACTTCATTCTGCAAAATCAACTGCTTCATCCCCCGAGTCTCCCCCTAAGAGGAGGCAGCTTGCTATGCCTATTCTATCCTTGCAtgagaaaatacaaaattcaccACAG ttgGCAGAATGA
- the LOC125207890 gene encoding cyclin-D5-1-like isoform X1, which translates to MKQVSQISLPTLLCGEDESCFDNFNDDRFNINCSFSPVSEFDSEYIQMLIRKETIFQSKYSAEIEGIWWKRRDAVEWILDRTVHFGYHCRTAYLSLFYLDRFLSRRSVDEEKPWAMRLLSIACLSLAAKLEEREARSLSEYDSDGYAFGGDVIQRMELLVLNTLEWKMSCITPFTYLSYFATLFSSEFRPNRAVELILSIMAEINVADHRPSVVAAAAVLAACDDHHLTNETLDIKIDAVPSWGPVEKQEHTLFCYRLLQETVISKFDDDDDWMRRSSRKRRVTFIGGDQDCPQPKTPKQ; encoded by the exons ATGAAGCAAGTTTCCCAGATCTCACTACCCACCCTTCTCTGCGGAGAAGATGAATCCTGTTTCGACAATTTCAACGACGATCGTTTCAATATCAATTGCAGTTTCTCCCCCGTCTCCGAATTTGATTCTGAATACATCCAAATGTTAATCCGAAAGGAAACCATCTTCCAATCGAAATATTCAGCTGAAATCGAAGGAATCTGGTGGAAGCGCCGAGATGCCGTCGAATGGATTCTCGAT AGAACGGTTCATTTCGGATATCATTGCCGCACGGCCTATCTCTCGCTGTTTTACCTGGATCGATTCCTTTCCAGAAGATCAGTAGAT GAGGAGAAGCCATGGGCTATGCGATTGCTCTCGATTGCGTGTTTGTCTCTGGCTGCAAAACTGGAGGAACGCGAAGCGCGATCGTTGTCCGAGTACGATTCAGATGGATACGCCTTCGGGGGAGACGTGATCCAGAGAATGGAGTTGCTAGTTTTGAACACACTGGAGTGGAAGATGAGCTGCATCACTCCATTCACTTATCTCAGCTATTTTGCCACTCTGTTCTCCTCTGAATTTAGGCCAAATCGAGCTGTCGAATTGATCTTGTCAATTATGGCAG AGATAAACGTGGCGGATCATCGGCCTTCTGTCGTTGCTGCTGCAGCAGTGTTAGCAGCTTGCGATGACCATCATTTGACGAACGAAACGCTTGATATCAAGATTGATGCTGTTCCATCATGGGGGCCAGTGGAAAAA CAGGAACACACACTCTTCTGCTACAGACTGCTTCAAGAAACTGTGATTTCGAagtttgatgatgatgatgattggATGAGGAGATCCAGCAGGAAAAGGAGAGTGACATTCATTGGTGGTGATCAAGATTGCCCACAGCCTAAGACTCCTAAACAATGA
- the LOC125207890 gene encoding cyclin-D5-1-like isoform X2, with protein sequence MKQVSQISLPTLLCGEDESCFDNFNDDRFNINCSFSPVSEFDSEYIQMLIRKETIFQSKYSAEIEGIWWKRRDAVEWILDRTVHFGYHCRTAYLSLFYLDRFLSRRSVDEEKPWAMRLLSIACLSLAAKLEEREARSLSEYDSDGYAFGGDVIQRMELLVLNTLEWKMSCITPFTYLSYFATLFSSEFRPNRAVELILSIMAEINVADHRPSVVAAAAVLAACDDHHLTNETLDIKIDAVPSWGPVEKEHTLFCYRLLQETVISKFDDDDDWMRRSSRKRRVTFIGGDQDCPQPKTPKQ encoded by the exons ATGAAGCAAGTTTCCCAGATCTCACTACCCACCCTTCTCTGCGGAGAAGATGAATCCTGTTTCGACAATTTCAACGACGATCGTTTCAATATCAATTGCAGTTTCTCCCCCGTCTCCGAATTTGATTCTGAATACATCCAAATGTTAATCCGAAAGGAAACCATCTTCCAATCGAAATATTCAGCTGAAATCGAAGGAATCTGGTGGAAGCGCCGAGATGCCGTCGAATGGATTCTCGAT AGAACGGTTCATTTCGGATATCATTGCCGCACGGCCTATCTCTCGCTGTTTTACCTGGATCGATTCCTTTCCAGAAGATCAGTAGAT GAGGAGAAGCCATGGGCTATGCGATTGCTCTCGATTGCGTGTTTGTCTCTGGCTGCAAAACTGGAGGAACGCGAAGCGCGATCGTTGTCCGAGTACGATTCAGATGGATACGCCTTCGGGGGAGACGTGATCCAGAGAATGGAGTTGCTAGTTTTGAACACACTGGAGTGGAAGATGAGCTGCATCACTCCATTCACTTATCTCAGCTATTTTGCCACTCTGTTCTCCTCTGAATTTAGGCCAAATCGAGCTGTCGAATTGATCTTGTCAATTATGGCAG AGATAAACGTGGCGGATCATCGGCCTTCTGTCGTTGCTGCTGCAGCAGTGTTAGCAGCTTGCGATGACCATCATTTGACGAACGAAACGCTTGATATCAAGATTGATGCTGTTCCATCATGGGGGCCAGTGGAAAAA GAACACACACTCTTCTGCTACAGACTGCTTCAAGAAACTGTGATTTCGAagtttgatgatgatgatgattggATGAGGAGATCCAGCAGGAAAAGGAGAGTGACATTCATTGGTGGTGATCAAGATTGCCCACAGCCTAAGACTCCTAAACAATGA